The following are encoded together in the Bactrocera neohumeralis isolate Rockhampton chromosome 6, APGP_CSIRO_Bneo_wtdbg2-racon-allhic-juicebox.fasta_v2, whole genome shotgun sequence genome:
- the LOC126762496 gene encoding uncharacterized protein LOC126762496, producing the protein MFRSALVICFCLLSLSQAAVYSERYFKDPAYPGKCVIKDKVVSPGQSIKHPVMACAQFTCDNAQGLATIETCDPVSALPSPLSMIKYDPRDKPTCSWGDFINTSAPYPECCKRHFSCVL; encoded by the exons ATGTTTAGAAGTGCGTTAGTGATTTGCTTTTGCCTTTTAAGCTTATCCCAAGCTGCTGTTTATTCCGAGCGCTATTTTAAGGACCCag CGTATCCCGGCAAATGTGTTATTAAAGATAAAGTAGTATCTCCTGGTCAAAGTATTAAACACCCCGTTATGGCTTGTGCGCAATTCACCTGTGATAATGCACAAGGCTTGGCGACGATCGAAAC ctGCGACCCCGTCAGTGCTTTGCCTTCGCCACTTTCTATGATTAAATATGATCCTCGGGATAAGCCGACATGTTCTTGGGGTGATTTCATTAATACGAGCGCACCATATCCGGAATGCTGCAAACGGCATTTCTCTTGTGTACTTTGA